A single window of Drosophila suzukii chromosome 3, CBGP_Dsuzu_IsoJpt1.0, whole genome shotgun sequence DNA harbors:
- the Dab gene encoding protein disabled isoform X2: MQTLRKKTSPCKYRNDPGRFFGDGVQFKAKLIGILEVGEARGDRMCQEALQDLKMAIRAAGEHKQRITIHVTIDGLRLRDEKTGDSLYHHPVHKISFIAQDMTDSRAFGYIFGSPDSGHRFFGIKTDKAASQVVLAMRDLFQVVFELKKKEIEMARQQIQGKSLHDHASQLASLSSLKSAGLGGMGLGHSDLASGGISSSHALTLLGSSLGTSNGTSRLGVNLDVAKASGSAAKEISPESVADLVDLEQELTSLQRGISQMERITPNEPTTMASSGGGGSGGAGHPSLAKSASEDDPFGDSFIYVPSYSILPPPPDSGRNRHKPLPNKTPETVASLDAMLSPPPGASSSQSPATAGFQAADNDDDNWLQELDQQNDVFDTTKVVNSSGLGSVLAMAPLASSESTATPTQQLTEVATGSGPLADLDIGLGSTSGNEDLASAILSLDAFTDLDPLGTGRTRPYVDKKYFFQELKNPPKKLLKELSSGSQAGLGLGLSLGQPDGLFPEESTTISTTTTATNITAGNPLQNSANTLTTTTASTAASLGQLLSTVAPSPDPLPLTIPTSTSISHSITPSAELKLLLGHVTNPPNPTGHYYTTEPPTLSSLEDPHPPADPVLLPRDTDPFSPTRKKSDPDPFQEGDLFAKLDAFEFEAPPAVPAPSIPNLVPESKANVFNGPLQVQLPPEKELQLQQPPSTVRNRPTASVSALPTGSGALDVISSISNKKMPHLFGQARSFGKSGSDIGSSVNMRRLQESDSLSETEAAPEPPPRPDSTPYSEPPPLPPKKQFSDLVIRPSSTNPTPPPTAGRYEYLNSSVTARRTMSSVDAPPIPLPSRRVGRSDGCFPGPGRPRKPGHTEDDYLAPLGAPPPLLPPPSQGPSARARPQRQASLGRPQDIYENKAEILQAQAQAQAQAQAQEVSSTTLAPDITLTQLLTLGMDDLAVKLNVPASKLSTMTLVQLTSYLSEYLSSEKSQVHSQERRSSPANPAPAPASTAAVFKVNFDQQTSFVAKFDDTFGEDELVMPSGSLDSTFVANFANFNEAPTPVPMSAVSPVVATVPSADRYAVFREIIDQELQQQQQETDLMGDLTPPPVDETQTKEIPEGLELNNVGAELPIDALEVKPAPKIDTKITEVVAQAKDRYAALRDIILVENLFDKPAIATATQPEKEKDLLQDFPEFSDEFNEDHDLRQIMDHQDVPTHSRDRHGLVDSRGFPTEPSSSALTVGDDDEDEDADAGGESSLDSNEKDAEPVSGQDQYEKLSTSTQQLDAAAPVLEDVQQQSLPPKQDQKFLSVLTAPGGGTKDDIEIDELMHRAISNLSLDSRDRISPATSSAAPSRGAPGLHTPSQFNDVSTSPIPLQKPVMGPSPVPSQLSAVSQLIDTATKQMMGDKEREKQSWATFDSPKTKGKARLTLPPPPPPASNTSQPDTVESPCSSDPRDDGWSKQQRRWAKKERQQTSSSSRDLSPWDDETPEYLKRRQLAAAQMAHPHQPQMPPQPQHTDRHGYYMRHARRMNSCDEDYDYDAEFMARRDQQQQQQQQRKFKHGLSRSRDNFDLESPSWYHHPAHHTWSPQEIEQARARSFERAAYERSSYGPPPPIYDKRGQLRNKYRGDHRDRDRDREREYRDYARPSYDFDYENVYEERGGRSPMAYKPGRGGGDYLYDRERDRDRERERKSFDRESLESYESATRRRRSFGSGNDVYGSLDSRDDYRGERERDRERDREQMKTRSLRKPTTTSGKLRISGDIDYEQDSEQDFQQRPGVRSLQRPSQLGGDVVLPSNAVVGPQRLRKSSGSSPWDGEEPALPGQKSWKRPASAAETERRLAESRRAAALGQTPSDGEKERRFRKKTRARSAKDLATVGAPSAGTSAPSRSGYGRGIRDNYDYMCPGQRNDDDDDDDEDYVDDEPPTDEDKFERLNRRRHEMHQRMLESERRHMERHQPPSLAKLPGQNRTRGVVVNSDYGFVDSYEQTPTPTPRSNASSTGPGGLMMSGGESSAGVTSSKFNFDDGFESDFNQSSPPPAPAGTASSCNSTPAGPVSANANNGGSKSLFRFSNDFSDREKREQFEMDTPPTSTPPITQKLRFDDNVKVSQFDDAAFEDDFAKASFDFEKEQAGPGLQGAGGSGAMSRKQNMRTSKLQQRQELIKKSESVNIFAKKQEDPFEDDEFFKSPEQEQATDQHNDDAETGKFQWSEDANFAKFDENM; encoded by the exons ATGCAGACGCTGCGCAAGAAAACGAGTCCTTGTAAAT ATCGCAATGATCCGGGACGCTTTTTCGGCGATGGCGTTCAGTTCAAGGCAAAGCTCATCGGCATTCTGGAGGTGGGCGAGGCCCGTGGCGATCGGATGTGCCAGGAGGCGCTGCAGGACCTTAAGATGGCCATCCGGGCAGCTGGGGAGCACAAGCAGCGGATAACCATCCATGTCACCATCGACGGGCTGCGCCTGAGGGATGAGAAGACGGGTGACTCGCTGTACCATCATCCGGTGCACAAGATATCCTTCATTGCGCAGGATATGACGGATTCGAGGGCCTTTGGCTATATCTTCGGATCGCCGGACAGTGGCCATCGGTTCTTCGGCATCAAGACGGACAAGGCGGCCAGCCAGGTGGTGCTGGCCATGCGCGATCTCTTTCAGGTGGTCTTCGAGCTGAAGAAGAAGGAGATCGAGATGGCGCGCCAGCAGATCCAGGGCAAATCCCTGCACGACCACGCCAGCCAGCTGGCCTCCCTGTCGTCGCTGAAGTCCGCCGGCCTGGGCGGCATGGGTCTGGGTCATTCGGATTTGGCCAGCGGAGGCATCTCCTCCAGCCATGCCCTCACCCTGCTGGGCAGTAGTCTAGGCACCTCGAACGGAACGAGCAGGTTGGGTGTCAATTTAGACGTGGCCAAGGCATCGGGTTCGGCGGCCAAAGAG ATATCTCCCGAATCCGTGGCCGATCTGGTGGACCTCGAGCAGGAGCTTACCTCACTGCAGCGGGGAATCAGTCAGATGGAACGGATCACGCCCAATGAACCCACTACTATGGCCTCCAGTGGTGGCGGCGGCAGTGGTGGTGCTGGCCATCCCTCGTTGGCCAAGTCCGCCAGCGAGGATGATCCTTTCGGAGACTCGTTCATCTATGTGCCCTCCTACAGCATCCTGCCACCGCCACCAGATTCGGGACGCAACAGGCACAAACCGCTGCCCAACAAAACTCCCGAGACGGTGGCCAGTTTGGATGCCATGCTCTCGCCGCCTCCTGGTGCTAGTAGCTCGCAGTCTCCGGCAACAGCAGGTTTTCAGGCTGCGGATAACGACGATGACAACTGGCTGCAGGAACTGGACCAACAGAACGATGTCTTCGATACTACCAAAGTGGTGAACAGCAGTGGATTGGGTTCGGTTTTGGCAATGGCTCCGTTGGCCTCCAGCGAATccactgccacgcccacacaaCAACTCACGGAAGTCGCTACAGGATCAGGACCTCTGGCTGATTTGGATATTGGTTTGGGTTCGACATCTGGAAATGAGGATCTGGCCTCGGCCATCTTGTCTTTGG ATGCGTTCACGGATCTGGATCCGCTGGGCACGGGACGCACCAGGCCGTATGTCGATAAGAAATACTTCTTCCAAGAGCTAAAGAATCCGCCGAAGAAGCTGCTCAAGGAGCTCAGCTCCGGCAGCCAGGCGGGTCTTGGCTTGGGTCTCTCCCTGGGCCAGCCGGATGGCCTCTTTCCGGAGGAAAGCACCACCATCTCCACAACCACCACAGCTACTAACATCACCGCAG GAAATCCGCTCCAGAACTCGGCTAACACACTAACCACCACCACCGCTAGCACCGCCGCCAGTCTGGGCCAGCTACTGTCCACGGTTGCTCCCAGTCCAGATCCCCTGCCCCTTACCATacccacatccacatccattTCCCACTCGATCACCCCGAGCGCTGAGCTGAAACTGTTGCTTGGCCATGTCACTAATCCGCCTAATCCCACCGGCCACTATTATACCACAGAACCGCCCACGTTGTCCTCGCTGGAGGATCCCCATCCGCCGGCGGACCCTGTACTGCTGCCCAGGGATACGGATCCGTTCTCGCCCACTCGCAAAAAGAGCGATCCAGATCCGTTTCAAGAGGGCGATCTCTTTGCCAAATTGGATGCCTTCGAGTTCGAGGCTCCGCCGGCGGTTCCAGCTCCCTCGATCCCAAATTTGGTGCCGGAATCAAAAGCGAATGTATTCAATGGACCACTGCAGGTGCAATTGCCACCGGAGAAGGAATTGCAGCTCCAACAGCCTCCGAGTACGGTGAGGAATCGTCCCACGGCCTCCGTTTCCGCTCTGCCAACTGGTAGTGGAGCCCTGGATGTGATCTCCAGCATAAGCAACAAGAAGATGCCCCATCTCTTTGGCCAGGCCAGATCATTTGGCAAGTCAGGTTCGGATATCGGATCTAGTGTCAATATGCGACGTTTGCAGGAGAGTGATTCGCTCAGTGAAACAGAGGCTGCTCCCGAGCCACCGCCACGTCCAGACTCGACTCCGTACTCGGAACCGCCACCGCTGCCGCCCAAAAAGCAGTTCAGCGATCTGGTCATCCGACCGTCATCTACAAATCCCACTCCACCGCCAACAGCTGGAAGGTATGAGTACTTGAACAGTAGTGTAACAGCGAGGAGGACTATGTCATCCGTCGATGCACCACCCATTCCATTGCCATCGCGTCGCGTGGGGCGCTCTGATGGTTGCTTTCCGGGACCAGGAAGGCCACGGAAACCAGGACACACTGAGGATGACTATCTGGCACCGCTGGGAGCTCCACCGCCACTGCTGCCGCCTCCCAGCCAGGGACCTTCGGCTCGAGCGAGACCACAACGACAGGCTTCGCTGGGCAGACCGCAGGATATCTACGAGAACAAGGCAGAGATTCTGCAGGCCCAAGCTCAGGCGCAGGCTCAAGCCCAAGCGCAGGAAGTATCATCCACTACCCTGGCTCCCGACATCACTCTAACCCAACTGCTGACCCTGGGCATGGATGACTTGGCTGTTAAACTAAACGTTCCGGCCAGCAAGCTGAGCACCATGACCCTGGTTCAGTTGACCTCCTATCTCTCTGAGTATTTGTCCAGCGAAAAGAGTCAGGTTCACAGTCAGGAGCGAAGATCTTCGCCAGCCAATCCAGCTCCAGCCCCAGCATCCACAGCGGCCGTGTTTAAGGTGAACTTTGATCAGCAGACCTCCTTTGTGGCCAAGTTCGACGACACCTTCGGCGAGGATGAGCTGGTGATGCCATCGGGCTCCTTGGATTCCACCTTTGTGGCCAACTTTGCAAACTTCAATGAGGCTCCCACTCCGGTGCCCATGTCAGCCGTATCGCCCGTGGTTGCCACTGTGCCATCAGCGGATCGGTATGCCGTCTTTCGCGAGATCATCGATCAggaactgcagcagcaacagcaggaAACTGATCTTATGGGCGACTTGACTCCTCCGCCAGTGGATGAGACGCAGACCAAGGAAATCCCTGAAGGCTTAGAGCTGAACAATGTCGGTGCAGAGCTACCGATTGATGCCTTGGAGGTCAAGCCAGCGCCCAAGATCGACACTAAGATCACCGAGGTGGTGGCCCAGGCCAAGGATCGTTATGCAGCTCTAAGAGACATAATCCTGGTGGAGAATCTCTTCGACAAACCAGCGATTGCCACCGCCACGCAGCCGGAGAAGGAAAAGGATCTGCTGCAGGACTTTCCCGAGTTTAGCGATGAGTTTAACGAAGACCACGATCTCCGTCAGATAATGGATCATCAGGACGTGCCAACGCATTCCAGAGATCGCCATGGTTTGGTCGACAGCAGGGGCTTCCCAACCGAGCCTTCATCTTCCGCTTTGACGGTGGGCGATGATGACGAGGACGAGGATGCCGATGCTGGTGGTGAGAGCAGTCTGGACAGCAATGAAAAGGATGCGGAACCAGTCAGCGGGCAGGATCAGTACGAAAAACTCTCCACTTCTACACAGCAACTAGATGCCGCTGCTCCGGTTCTGGAGGACGTGCAGCAGCAATCTCTGCCTCCCAAGCAGGATCAGAAATTCCTCTCCGTACTCACTGCGCCCGGTGGTGGAACCAAAGATGACATCGAGATCGATGAGCTCATGCATCGTGCCATTTCGAATCTCTCCCTGGACTCAAGGGATCGAATTTCGCCAGCCACATCTTCGGCAGCACCATCCAGAGGAGCTCCCGGCCTGCACACGCCCTCGCAGTTCAATGATGTCAGCACTTCGCCCATTCCTCTCCAGAAACCAGTGATGGGCCCATCGCCAGTGCCCTCACAGCTGTCGGCTGTCTCCCAACTCATCGATACGGCAACCAAACAGATGATGGGCGACAAGGAGCGGGAGAAGCAATCCTGGGCCACGTTCGATTCTCCGAAGACAAAGGGCAAGGCTAGGTTGACGCTTCCGCCACCGCCACCTCCTGCTTCCAACACTTCCCAGCCGGATACAGTGGAATCGCCTTGCAGTTCAGATCCCCGGGATGATGGATGGTCGAAGCAACAGCGTCGCTGGGCAAAGAAagaacgccagcagacatcCTCATCCTCCCGAGATCTGAGTCCCTGGGATGATGAGACACCAGAGTATCTGAAGCGTCGACAGTTGGCCGCCGCCCAAATGGCACATCCTCACCAGCCACAAATGCCACCACAGCCGCAGCATACGGATAGGCATGGCTACTATATGCGACACGCCAGGAGGATGAACTCTTGTGACGAGGATTACGA ctACGATGCGGAGTTCATGGCTCGCCGggatcagcagcagcagcaacagcagcagcggaAATTCAAACACGGTCTCTCCCGCAGTCGGGATAATTTCGATCTGG AATCTCCCAGCTGGTACCATCATCCGGCGCATCACACCTGGTCGCCGCAGGAGATCGAACAGGCACGGGCCAGATCGTTTGAGCGTGCAGCCTACGAACGATCCAGTTATGGGCCACCACCGCCTATCTACGATAAACGTGGCCAACTGAGGAACAAATATCGCGGTGATCACAGGGATAGGGATAGGGATCGCGAGAGGGAGTACCGAGACTACGCTCGTCCCAGCTACGATTTCGATTATGAGAATGTCTACGAGGAGCGCGGAGGACGTTCGCCAATGGCCTATAAGCCAGGAAGGGGTGGAGGTGATTATCTGTACGACAGAGAAAGGGACAGAGATCGGGAGCGCGAACGTAAATCCTTCGATCGGGAGAGTCTGGAATCTTACGAGAGTGCCACACGCCGTCGTCGCAGTTTCGGCAGCGGAAACGATGTCTATGGCAGCCTGGACAGTCGAGATGACTACCGCGGCGAAAGGGAGCGAGATCGTGAACGTGATCGCGAACAGATGAAGACCCGTTCTCTAAGGAAGCCCACAACCACATCGGGAAAGCTGAGGATTAGTGGCGACATAGACTACGAGCAAGACTCGGAACAGGACTTCCAGCAGCGGCCGGGAGTGCGCAGTCTGCAGCGTCCAAGTCAACTAGGCGGAGATGTGGTGTTGCCCTCCAATGCGGTAGTGGGTCCACAGCGATTGCGCAAGAGCAGCGGTTCCAGTCCCTGGGATGGCGAGG AGCCCGCCTTGCCTGGCCAAAAATCTTGGAAGCGTCCAGCTAGTGCCGCTGAAACCGAAAGACGTCTGGCGGAGAGTCGAAGGGCGGCAGCCTTGGGTCAAACTCCCTCGGATGGCGAAAAAGAACGAAG ATTCCGCAAGAAGACCCGCGCCCGCAGTGCCAAGGATTTAGCCACAGTGGGTGCTCCCAGTGCAGGCACATCCGCACCCTCCAGATCAGGATATGGGCGTGGCATTCGAGACAATTACGACTACATGTGTCCTGGCCAGCGTAACGATGAcgacgacgatgatgatgaggacTATGTGGATGATGAACCGCCAACAGATGAGGATAAATTCGAAAGATTGAACCGAAGACGCCATGAGATGCACCAGCGGATGTTGGAGTCCGAACGGCGGCACATGGAACGCCATCAGCCTCCATCGCTGGCGAAGCTTCCTGGCCAGAATCGCACCCGTGGCGTGGTGGTAAACAGTGACTATGGCTTTGTGGACAGCTATGAGCAGACTCCAACGCCCACGCCACGTTCGAATGCCAGCAGCACCGGACCCGGTGGCCTGATGATGAGTGGCGGCGAATCCTCCGCTGGCGTGACCAGTTCCAAGTTTAATTTCGACGATGGATTCGAGTCGGATTTCAATCAGAGCTCACCGCCCCCAGCGCCAGCAGGAACCGCCTCCAGCTGTAATTCTACGCCCGCGGGTCCAGTTTCCGCGAATGCCAACAACGGTGGATCGAAGAGCCTGTTCCGCTTCTCCAATGATTTCTCGGATCGCGAGAAACGGGAGCAGTTCGAGATGGACACACCACCAACCTCAACGCCACCTATTACCCAGAAACTGCGATTCGATGATAATGTTAAGGTCTCCCAGTTCGATGATGCTGCCTTTGAAGATGATTTTGCCAAGGCGTCATTTGATTTCGAAAAGGAACAAGCGGGACCTGGACTGCAAGGAGCTGGAGGATCTGGTGCTATGAGCAGGAAACAGAATATGCGAACCAGCAAGCTGCAGCAACGGCAAGAGCTAATCAAGAAATCTGAGTCGGTGAACATATTTGCCAAAAAGCAGGAGGATCCCTTTGAGGACGACGAGTTCTTCAAATCACCGGAACAGGAGCAGGCGACGGATCAGCACAACGACGATGCGGAGACCGGCAAGTTCCAGTGGAGCGAGGACGCGAACTTTGCCAAGTTCGATGAAAATATGTGA